The proteins below are encoded in one region of Rhododendron vialii isolate Sample 1 chromosome 7a, ASM3025357v1:
- the LOC131332833 gene encoding calcineurin B-like protein 10 isoform X4: MDPRSNSSVSSSLTIGERICVAFIPIIAIVEILIYAVSSCFDCQQTTKRSRYGYMELSLLAEETRFTVNEVEALYELFKKLSCSIIDDGLIHKEELQLALLRSPYGENLFLDRVKQMVIAIMMETDMKLSDDLLEAIIDKTFADADADSDGKIDKDEWKAFVLRHPNLLKNMTLPYLKYTLARMCSCSVLLFLSFKTFEMRINSELSLSLRKKLVKEKLSKQC, translated from the exons ATGGATCCAAGAAGCAACTCATCG GTTTCGAGTTCCCTGACTATAGGCGAGCGAATCTGCGTTGCATTCATCCCGATAATTGCCATTGTCGAGATTCTGATTTACGCCGTCTCCAGTTGCTTCGATTGCCAGCAGACCACCAAGAGAAGTCGGTACGGCTACATGGAGCTATCTCTACTCGCTGAGGAAACTCgat TTACGGTTAATGAAGTCGAGGCATTATATGAATTGTTCAAGAAGCTAAGTTGTTCAATCATTGACGACGGTTTAATTCACAAG GAAGAACTTCAGTTGGCGTTGCTCAGATCTCCATATGGCGAAAATCTTTTTCTAGATCGG GTGAAGCAAATGGTGATTGCAATCATGATGGAAACTGACATGAAGCTATCTGATGATCTTCTTGAGGCTATTATTGACAAG ACATTTGCTGATGCTGATGCTGACAGCGACGGTAAAATTGACAAAGATGAATGGAAAGCCTTTGTTCTTCGGCATCCCAACCTCTTAAAGAACATGACTCTTCCTTATTTGAAGTACACACTTGCTCGCATGTGTTCTTGctctgttcttttatttctttctttcaaaaCTTTTGAGATGAGAATAAATtcagaactctctctctctctcaggaaAAAATTGGTAAAGGAAAAACTGTCAAAACAATGTTAG
- the LOC131332833 gene encoding calcineurin B-like protein 10 isoform X3, giving the protein MDPRSNSSVSSSLTIGERICVAFIPIIAIVEILIYAVSSCFDCQQTTKRSRYGYMELSLLAEETRFTVNEVEALYELFKKLSCSIIDDGLIHKVFDLFDEKKNGVIEFDEFVHALSVFHPYAPKEDKIDFAFRLYDLRKTGFIERDEVKQMVIAIMMETDMKLSDDLLEAIIDKTFADADADSDGKIDKDEWKAFVLRHPNLLKNMTLPYLKDITTAFPSFVFNTEVED; this is encoded by the exons ATGGATCCAAGAAGCAACTCATCG GTTTCGAGTTCCCTGACTATAGGCGAGCGAATCTGCGTTGCATTCATCCCGATAATTGCCATTGTCGAGATTCTGATTTACGCCGTCTCCAGTTGCTTCGATTGCCAGCAGACCACCAAGAGAAGTCGGTACGGCTACATGGAGCTATCTCTACTCGCTGAGGAAACTCgat TTACGGTTAATGAAGTCGAGGCATTATATGAATTGTTCAAGAAGCTAAGTTGTTCAATCATTGACGACGGTTTAATTCACAAG GTTTTCGATCTGtttgatgaaaagaaaaatggtgtCATTGAATTTGATGAGTTTGTCCATGCACTCAGCGTCTTCCATCCATATGCGCCCAAGGAAGACAAAATAGACT TTGCTTTTAGGCTTTATGACTTGAGGAAAACTGGGTTTATAGAGCGAGACGAA GTGAAGCAAATGGTGATTGCAATCATGATGGAAACTGACATGAAGCTATCTGATGATCTTCTTGAGGCTATTATTGACAAG ACATTTGCTGATGCTGATGCTGACAGCGACGGTAAAATTGACAAAGATGAATGGAAAGCCTTTGTTCTTCGGCATCCCAACCTCTTAAAGAACATGACTCTTCCTTATTTGAA GGACATCACTACAGCATTTCCAAGTTTTGTATTCAACACCGAGGTTGAAGACTGA
- the LOC131332833 gene encoding calcineurin B-like protein 10 isoform X2 codes for MDPRSNSSVSSSLTIGERICVAFIPIIAIVEILIYAVSSCFDCQQTTKRSRYGYMELSLLAEETRFTVNEVEALYELFKKLSCSIIDDGLIHKEELQLALLRSPYGENLFLDRVFDLFDEKKNGVIEFDEFVHALSVFHPYAPKEDKIDFAFRLYDLRKTGFIERDEVKQMVIAIMMETDMKLSDDLLEAIIDKTFADADADSDGKIDKDEWKAFVLRHPNLLKNMTLPYLKDITTAFPSFVFNTEVED; via the exons ATGGATCCAAGAAGCAACTCATCG GTTTCGAGTTCCCTGACTATAGGCGAGCGAATCTGCGTTGCATTCATCCCGATAATTGCCATTGTCGAGATTCTGATTTACGCCGTCTCCAGTTGCTTCGATTGCCAGCAGACCACCAAGAGAAGTCGGTACGGCTACATGGAGCTATCTCTACTCGCTGAGGAAACTCgat TTACGGTTAATGAAGTCGAGGCATTATATGAATTGTTCAAGAAGCTAAGTTGTTCAATCATTGACGACGGTTTAATTCACAAG GAAGAACTTCAGTTGGCGTTGCTCAGATCTCCATATGGCGAAAATCTTTTTCTAGATCGG GTTTTCGATCTGtttgatgaaaagaaaaatggtgtCATTGAATTTGATGAGTTTGTCCATGCACTCAGCGTCTTCCATCCATATGCGCCCAAGGAAGACAAAATAGACT TTGCTTTTAGGCTTTATGACTTGAGGAAAACTGGGTTTATAGAGCGAGACGAA GTGAAGCAAATGGTGATTGCAATCATGATGGAAACTGACATGAAGCTATCTGATGATCTTCTTGAGGCTATTATTGACAAG ACATTTGCTGATGCTGATGCTGACAGCGACGGTAAAATTGACAAAGATGAATGGAAAGCCTTTGTTCTTCGGCATCCCAACCTCTTAAAGAACATGACTCTTCCTTATTTGAA GGACATCACTACAGCATTTCCAAGTTTTGTATTCAACACCGAGGTTGAAGACTGA
- the LOC131332833 gene encoding calcineurin B-like protein 10 isoform X1, which yields MDPRSNSSVSSSLTIGERICVAFIPIIAIVEILIYAVSSCFDCQQTTKRSRYGYMELSLLAEETRFTVNEVEALYELFKKLSCSIIDDGLIHKEELQLALLRSPYGENLFLDRVFDLFDEKKNGVIEFDEFVHALSVFHPYAPKEDKIDFAFRLYDLRKTGFIERDEVKQMVIAIMMETDMKLSDDLLEAIIDKTFADADADSDGKIDKDEWKAFVLRHPNLLKNMTLPYLKYTLARMCSCSVLLFLSFKTFEMRINSELSLSLRKKLVKEKLSKQC from the exons ATGGATCCAAGAAGCAACTCATCG GTTTCGAGTTCCCTGACTATAGGCGAGCGAATCTGCGTTGCATTCATCCCGATAATTGCCATTGTCGAGATTCTGATTTACGCCGTCTCCAGTTGCTTCGATTGCCAGCAGACCACCAAGAGAAGTCGGTACGGCTACATGGAGCTATCTCTACTCGCTGAGGAAACTCgat TTACGGTTAATGAAGTCGAGGCATTATATGAATTGTTCAAGAAGCTAAGTTGTTCAATCATTGACGACGGTTTAATTCACAAG GAAGAACTTCAGTTGGCGTTGCTCAGATCTCCATATGGCGAAAATCTTTTTCTAGATCGG GTTTTCGATCTGtttgatgaaaagaaaaatggtgtCATTGAATTTGATGAGTTTGTCCATGCACTCAGCGTCTTCCATCCATATGCGCCCAAGGAAGACAAAATAGACT TTGCTTTTAGGCTTTATGACTTGAGGAAAACTGGGTTTATAGAGCGAGACGAA GTGAAGCAAATGGTGATTGCAATCATGATGGAAACTGACATGAAGCTATCTGATGATCTTCTTGAGGCTATTATTGACAAG ACATTTGCTGATGCTGATGCTGACAGCGACGGTAAAATTGACAAAGATGAATGGAAAGCCTTTGTTCTTCGGCATCCCAACCTCTTAAAGAACATGACTCTTCCTTATTTGAAGTACACACTTGCTCGCATGTGTTCTTGctctgttcttttatttctttctttcaaaaCTTTTGAGATGAGAATAAATtcagaactctctctctctctcaggaaAAAATTGGTAAAGGAAAAACTGTCAAAACAATGTTAG
- the LOC131332833 gene encoding calcineurin B-like protein 10 isoform X6 encodes MDPRSNSSVSSSLTIGERICVAFIPIIAIVEILIYAVSSCFDCQQTTKRSRYGYMELSLLAEETRFTVNEVEALYELFKKLSCSIIDDGLIHKEELQLALLRSPYGENLFLDRVFDLFDEKKNGVIEFDEFVHALSVFHPYAPKEDKIDCEANGDCNHDGN; translated from the exons ATGGATCCAAGAAGCAACTCATCG GTTTCGAGTTCCCTGACTATAGGCGAGCGAATCTGCGTTGCATTCATCCCGATAATTGCCATTGTCGAGATTCTGATTTACGCCGTCTCCAGTTGCTTCGATTGCCAGCAGACCACCAAGAGAAGTCGGTACGGCTACATGGAGCTATCTCTACTCGCTGAGGAAACTCgat TTACGGTTAATGAAGTCGAGGCATTATATGAATTGTTCAAGAAGCTAAGTTGTTCAATCATTGACGACGGTTTAATTCACAAG GAAGAACTTCAGTTGGCGTTGCTCAGATCTCCATATGGCGAAAATCTTTTTCTAGATCGG GTTTTCGATCTGtttgatgaaaagaaaaatggtgtCATTGAATTTGATGAGTTTGTCCATGCACTCAGCGTCTTCCATCCATATGCGCCCAAGGAAGACAAAATAGACT GTGAAGCAAATGGTGATTGCAATCATGATGGAAACTGA
- the LOC131332833 gene encoding calcineurin B-like protein 10 isoform X5, whose protein sequence is MDPRSNSSVSSSLTIGERICVAFIPIIAIVEILIYAVSSCFDCQQTTKRSRYGYMELSLLAEETRFTVNEVEALYELFKKLSCSIIDDGLIHKEELQLALLRSPYGENLFLDRVFDLFDEKKNGVIEFDEFVHALSVFHPYAPKEDKIDFAFRLYDLRKTGFIERDEVKQMVIAIMMETDMKLSDDLLEAIIDKGHHYSISKFCIQHRG, encoded by the exons ATGGATCCAAGAAGCAACTCATCG GTTTCGAGTTCCCTGACTATAGGCGAGCGAATCTGCGTTGCATTCATCCCGATAATTGCCATTGTCGAGATTCTGATTTACGCCGTCTCCAGTTGCTTCGATTGCCAGCAGACCACCAAGAGAAGTCGGTACGGCTACATGGAGCTATCTCTACTCGCTGAGGAAACTCgat TTACGGTTAATGAAGTCGAGGCATTATATGAATTGTTCAAGAAGCTAAGTTGTTCAATCATTGACGACGGTTTAATTCACAAG GAAGAACTTCAGTTGGCGTTGCTCAGATCTCCATATGGCGAAAATCTTTTTCTAGATCGG GTTTTCGATCTGtttgatgaaaagaaaaatggtgtCATTGAATTTGATGAGTTTGTCCATGCACTCAGCGTCTTCCATCCATATGCGCCCAAGGAAGACAAAATAGACT TTGCTTTTAGGCTTTATGACTTGAGGAAAACTGGGTTTATAGAGCGAGACGAA GTGAAGCAAATGGTGATTGCAATCATGATGGAAACTGACATGAAGCTATCTGATGATCTTCTTGAGGCTATTATTGACAAG GGACATCACTACAGCATTTCCAAGTTTTGTATTCAACACCGAGGTTGA